In Suncus etruscus isolate mSunEtr1 chromosome 9, mSunEtr1.pri.cur, whole genome shotgun sequence, the genomic window ACTTTCATAATGAGCGAGTTGTGTTAAATTGATCCCttaaacatacaaatataaaGCAACATGAGCtcagttacaaaataaaatttaataagttaAATGTATAAGTGAAAcggcaacaaaaaataattttcagctaGACTATAAACTCCACTAGGATAGGGATTCATGTAAATCAATCCTTAGGGATAATAGGAAAGGAAGGGGGTATTGTCTTTATACCCTTGGCATTCCATAGTCTCAAAAGTCCTACTAGGTTTCTACAGACAAGCTAGATTGGAAGTCTCAGAAAGTGGACTTCTCCCCTATAGACTTCAGTTTCTCCAACCCTCTGATGCtcacttttaaaatgtttaaccTACAGAGCCCCAAGCCACAATAGTAATCTTTTGTTAATGTACCAGTGCAGGTTGCCTTTCATGCCCCTCTCCCTTTCTGGATTACTTACTAGTACTTTTAGAATAATCTAAAGAAATTACTTGTATTGATAGACTTTGCTTCTCAGAGAATACAATTAAAGCCAGGATTAGCCCTGGAGCACTTGTCgaggcaaaataaaacaaaataatcagaaCTTGTAGTTATGACCACCCCTCCACCAACCACTTCTTATCCTCTAACCTGAGACTCTTGTAGTTAAACAATAATGCATATAGAGCTAGGGCAATAGCACAACCGACAGCTgattgccttacacgcagctaccctcagtttggtccctggcacccttGTATATGGACCCCActttgtcaggagtaatccctgagattaGCGCTAAGCATACGCCCTGAGCAGTCCTGGATGTagcacaacaacaaaacaaaataaaaataaaaactaacaaacaaaagccaGTTTGCAGACAGGGAAGCTTCATCTCTATAGTTCTCTAGCCTAGAAGCTCTCTTGCCCTTTCTCCCTTCCAGATGCTGGTTCCCAAAGCATGATGAGCTTGTGAAAGGCTTCCATTTTAGTGCAACTTTGACCAAGTGCCACGCTTTATGTTACTGAATCTTATTGTCGAATGCTTTTCCCTGATAGGCTCAAAATTTCTGGAGGCCTTTCATAGTGTTCCATAAATAAGCAACTTTTTTGGAAAGGGAAAAGGGCAGCCTTGCTCCCAGACTGGCCAAGTGAGACTGCTTGCTCACCACAGTTGTCGCACAGGGATGCCTAATGATTTCTGTGTACCTTCCAGTTGGAGAtacactgatcttttttttttttttttcttccttgctgCGAAGCAATGCAGTTGCTAAATTCAGTCCACTAAAGGAATTTGTGGAACAAAAGTATCATCTCTATATGGGTTGTACTTGGCCCCTGCTCAATGTCCTCTAACCCATTTCAGGGATCTTTTCTAGTTCTGGTCActggtttgtgtttgtttgtttgtttgcttgttgggggatcacagccagcagtgttTACTCTGGCattatgctcagtgatcactcctggaaggagtGGTGTgtatatgggggaccatattaggccactgaaaatcaaacccagattaccCACCTGCAATATAAACACCCCATCCActctatatcactccagcctagtCCTTTCTTAGTAGTTGCAGTTTATTAAGGGATCAAATGTAACATGGACAATTCCGTGACCAGAAGCAGTGACTCTTCACTGGAAGACCTATGTGATAGACACTGCTGGACTCTGGctgtggtacacacacacacacacacacacacacacttcatcatcatcatcattatcatcatcatcctgAATTTAGAGATACTGTTGCAGTAGTACACAGACTCCATTTTATCAGGCTCTAAAAGAACTGAGCGAGACACCCAGACTTCGGAAGCATATCTATTGTGGGGACCATGACCTGAAAAGGGACCCTAAAAGGAATTGAGGGGATTCTatcaaatgacataaaataatctattaCAAAACACAGTGGGAGGCAGGTGCTGAGAGGCACAGATAGGAGGAGTCAGGAACAAAAGAACTAGAGTCACACAAAGGCAATTCGATCCAGTGAGTGATTCTGAATGAGAATTCTTCCTCCCAGGAGCCTCAAGGCTTGAGCCCTGGGGCGCCATATAGAAGAGAACATCCTAATTATTACCCAAAAAAGCCCGGTTGAGACAAGTGCAATTTGCTTGTGCTTAATATATCTACATTTGGGAAGTTATACAGGCTTACAAAGTTCCTTTTAACCTAGCAGTCCTCCTACCTGGGACTGTCAAAGGGCTCTATAAgctgtgtttttctttgttttttgttttgttttgttttgttttaaacaaaagAATCTCCTAAGTCCACAGCTTGAATTGCACTAATCTTCAGAAAGAAGTTGTAATCTTTATAATAATTGtacttataaaattctaaatagcTATGAGATATAATTTCTTAGTCCATAAAGGACtctagaaaacaatttaaaacaacATAGAAAGAATTAGACTGAATTGATTATAAAGAACCAGTAAAGGCAGCAATTGTAACATACCACCAACAGATACAGAGCTGAGAAGCAAAAATTTAATAGTACTTAGAAACTATTGAAAGTGCCCAGGTAAACTGAAAATACCTGTAGTAGGGACAATGATACTGCACAGTCCAATTTTTGTCTAATATTCCTGAATGTTACACAAGCCAGgttctattttctatattgaaTGGGCTTAGTTTAAGAATGATACTGGTTGTTGGAAGTTATACATATTTCTACCATCAAAGTTTTCAATGTTGACATATGGACAGGTTTTGTTTTCATTggtagaaaatacattaaaaaggaaTAGCAACCTTCCATGAAATTAACATGGCCctagtttattaaatatatttcattttgattATTCCCTGTTTCAAGCATTTGGAAGTCTCTATTAATTGAATTCAAAGCTCCACAATAGAAATGCTGCCAAATGTCTGGACACCTGCCATGTATCAAGCACTGTAGtaagtgtaaaatatataaaatgaataagaagtTACATCTTTGTTCATCAAGGACAATGCAATTCAGGAATTGTCACAATTCTTCACAATCTGAAGAATCTATCTATGGAGTAGATTCCATTCATTAGAATTTGAAAGAGAGCAATTTTTAAAAGTCGAATTCCTTGGAAAATCATTTGTTTCAGACACAGATGGTGGTTTCCTTCAACCCTGCATATTCAAATGATTAGATTCACCTGGGTTTCCCAGCTGTAAAGAAAGCACCCAGAGATCAAACAGAATCTGTATCCATTTCTCCATTCCATCCTCACCAAAAGGAATAGGCAATATATCAAACTAACAATAATCTCAGACAAAGAAGCAAACAATCGCTGCAGAAATGTGACCACTGCTCCAACCTCATGCATGCTGCATACAGAGAAGCAAGGGAGCGGCAATGTCCTGACCTTGACCCAGCTGATCATCTCCCAAGGGCTAGCACCAACTCAGAAGAATTTATCCTTCACAACCTAACTATaagtttccttcttcctcttgGGGGTGTGTCATGGTGTCCTTCCCCCCACAAAAGGTACGTGCTAGTGCAAGCATGGTTCTTGTGAGCCTCACTCTGAGACCTACACATATGCCTGGTACATGTGTCCATACCTTCCTCATAACAAAGACTCTGGAGTAGACCCTACATATAGAAGGACCtgggaaaatatagaaaaactgaAATCTAGAGAAGAAAGGCATCTGTCCAACTTATGTTCTCTAGATAACTATTTGGGAATTTTGGCTGGTTTTGCTTTGTAAATTTTCATCAATTATATTTTGAAGCTAGttggttttttggattttttgtttgtttgttttttggattttggaccacacccagcagtgctcaggggttacttactcctggctctgtgctcagaaatcactcctggtaggcacagtggaccatctgaaatgctgggattctaacaaccattggtcctaggtcagctgctttcaaggccctactgctgtgctatctctccagccccagaagctaATTGTTTTTAACCTTTCTTCTTTTGGCAAAGGAAACAAGGGAAAGAATTAAATTAAGAGAGGGGAAAGGgataaggaaagagaagaaaagaagaaagaagggatagaaagagaaatgaaaggaatgaagtgaaaggaaaagggggagagCCATTGAAGAAAGTTGACACAATGCCACTGACTGATTTTAATCATTGGAAAATATTAGATACTAGCAGTGTCATATCAGCCTTGAGAAATTTCCAGTAGTACCACACCTATCCTGAAGCCagctttccctttcctctctccatgTCCTCCTCATTAACCTACCTTCACTGAAGACAAAATCAGAGATGATATCAAAAGGCTGAATGTGCACTGCAGACAGAATCATAGTGACTGTCTTCTGTGGATCATTAGAAGCCAGGGAAATAGTCTGCTGTGCTTGACATTCATAAGACTTTCCAGCTGGAGTCACCAAGGCAGAGAGGTGATGGGAGTTGGCTATGTACTTCTTAGCTGCAGAGAAAACCCAGAGCACTGGTTAGGGCTGCTTACTTGCAGAAAATTCCCTTCTTGTAACCAtagttttctcttctcctttccacACCCCTCCTTTCCATCTCATTCAGTATATATGGTCGTACCTTGCTGAGGTTgtcattttgcaaatgatatcACATTGTTATAAAGGACAAATGTTCCCCTTTCCATGAGCAGGAacttcttaaatattatttttgcatttatttatttttgaaggagTCAATTGAgtactggaaagatagtagaaTAGGTAAGGGATTTTCCTTATGGACTTCTTACCAGGTTAgattcagggcaccatatatggtccccccagcatcACAAAGAGTAAGCCAGACTCAAGCACACTTTCATGCCCCTCCCATACACAAATGAAAAATCCCATCATTTTcctaaatacaatataataatggATATTTCAAAGATTCACAAGTGTGACTGGGTTTATCACAGTTCACATAGCATCAAAAAAGCATGGCTGAATGCAGTTGTCAGGGAGGTGTCCTTGAGCACATATATACCATTCGAAGTCtaactctatttcttcttttctgactTTAAGTTTATTCTACGACACACCTATTTTGTGGTCTATTTTATAGGGAaaattttataaggaaaaataCTTGAACATAAATTTTGATCAAGTGAGAATACTGTTCTTTGTTGCTGCCATGATACGAAGTGAAATGAGAGCGAAAACACATTCTTTTCATCACATctttataacaaaaaattatttcccaAGTGGCCCAGCATTTGAAAGTCTCAAAATGAGTAAATCAGACCATTtacagaataaataaatgaatcataTGTTGTTTTTGATGGTACTTGCAAACGGGAGAGTAGAGTATGGTGACAGCTTATTCCTCTTGCCATTATGTTTTTGAGGATTTGTGTAAGCTGTTGGCATGGAGGACGAGAAAAGCTCGGGAACTAGAACTATTCAAATCCCCTCTGGGGGACTGCAGTCAGTGAGGACAGTTTGTGAGCCCTGTGCCATGAGCAAAAAGATACCGAGACTCTCAACTAAAAGGAAAGAATGGCATAATGCCCTCTTCATCGGAGGCCTAAGATAAAAATGATGCAGTAGAAAATTAAACAGCTTTGCTCTTCTCCAAGCTCTGCTAAAAAGCTCAGTGGTTGTCTTGCAACAGCACAGAAAGATGGGCCCATACTGGAGGCCTCATCTAGAATCGGGCTATGGGTCACAGGTCTCCAGTTGCTCGGGCCGGGGGATCTTGGTAAATCTACAAAAGCATGAGATCAGAGAACTGATCACTGCTCCTTCTTCCTCATCGCAGACATAAAACTTGGGTCATACTTAGTCTAGGTGAGAACAAAGGCTGAAAGAGGTTTCTACAACTTTGAAGAATTGAACTTGCTTTCTTCCCAGACCTCCTCCCTAGTCCCTTTGGCCTCTACTTACCACGGACTGCATCTTTAAAATGGGTCTTTTCTGATGAGTCGTAGAGAAATTGGACTTTGCTCAGCCTCCAAGTACCCTCGGGTCCCTTAGAAGTGTTATGACTTTCCTGCCCggcaaggaaagaaaggagaatagACCGTCAAAGCCTTCGAGCGCTTCTAGAAACCCAACAGAGTGGTGACCACTGTCCATGTTCTCCCGGAGCCTGTACCCCTTCTCTGCGAACCCCTTGGTTGCAGTTACCTTGACAAACAGCAGTTTCAGCGTGTAGGCGCCATCCACCCAGGACACCTGCAGCTCCGACTCATTATGTCCACAGCGGCCCTTCACCTCAGCTCCCCGGGTCAGTGAGATGTCAGCTTGTTCGGTGATCAGCTGGGAACACAGACGCCCCGTCCCCCCTCAGCGTGCCCGGCCCCACGAGGGACGGTAAAGGGCAGTTCGTCCAAACTCCGAATGTCACGCCTGGGCGCTCCTTTGTGCCCGCTCCCAGGTGCGGGTACATGCGGTTAGGTGCTCTACGTGCAGACCCCCGCGGTAGGGAAGCGGAGTGAGAAGGGTTTACTTTCAAAGCAGGCAGGGTGAGCAGAGGCCTTACAAGCTGGCACCCCCATGCAGCATTCAGGAGCAGCCTGCAAGGGCAGAGGGGGGAAGGCGGGAGACCTGGGTCTTCTTAGGGCCTCCAGGGACGGTGCCTTTCCGCCCTGGGGCCCTAGGAGCAAACTGGAGGGGAAAAGGTTTTCTTACATCAACATAATTGCTGGCCCACACATCATAAGGAACAATAAATTTGGCTGCAAACTCTGCCATGAGACACGTCGTCCCATTTTCCCGCACCACAAATATATCTTTTTCCGGGTTAGTGGAAAGGCCTGAGAGATTTTCCACTTCTTGTTCTGCCATGATTTGAGCCATTGTATCTGCAGAGGAAAAAAATCCTATCGGTTCTATGCTCAGCTTGTATCCACGTCTCTGGCACAGAGGTAGCGAGAGGCTGTGGTCTGCAGACAGTCTTTGGTGGCAAAGTTCCCAGCTGCCTGCTCTGCCCTCTGTGAGCCATTTCTCTCACCTGCCCTGGCACCAACATCTCCACTCTATCTTAGTTGCACGTTtgggatgatttttttcttttcatttcaaacCCTTCCTAGCTTGAAATGTGATTGGCTtttctcttactctctttctctctctactccCAACTGAGGCTTTTAAACCAAATTCTACTTGCCAATACCAAGAAGCAGGCCCATATAGCATGCTGGAACCACACTAGTCAGGTGTGGTTCTTTGGCAGGAGAGCTGCCAGCTGCTTTGCGTCCCCTCTAAAGAAAAAAGGAGgctgtctggaaaaaaaaatcaaacccccaaAACCGCCAAGGAAGGAAGGGCCCTATTTCGAACTTAAGCTACTGGCTTTCTCCCGCCGGTTCCTTTCTATGTGGAGGCCACCTGCCCCGGAGGTCACTGCAACGTTACTCACAGCACAGCATCAGGAGAACTCGAAGTCTCCACTTGGGGGAAAGGGCTCTTCCTCGGAGATCCATGCTTGCTGGGAAGCTGCTGAGGCCACCGAAGAGGAAATCCCGCAACGTCCCCTCCGCTGAGTGAGCCTGGGGAAGCCAGGGGCGGGGGCGAGAGAGAAAGTGGGGACGCTGGTGGACGAGAAGGCCACTCCCAGGGGCTGTGTCGCCCGATGCTGCGCTGCGGGGACCGTGGTCTGGAGTCCAGAACGCCTCCGTCCGTCCCGCAGAGCCAAGCAGGACGAGGGAGCTGTCCACGGCCGGAGTGCTGAAGAGCTCGGTCGTGGGGAGCAGGACTGTGGCTGGGCGCTGCTGAGCTCAGGCCAATGGGGTTCAGTGGGAGGGCAGCGGGGTGCTGAGATGCTCCAGAGTCTCTTTCCTGCTCTGCAACTGTTGCCGCAAAGATGTTCCAGTCGGGAGAAACTTGGTAGCGCCCTCGGAGTTACTCCATCTCCCTTCTAGAGCCAGTTATTAGGGAGGGTAAGGCATCAATCACATCGCTGGAGTCCCGGTTTGAGGATGCGTCTGGTCTGATGGCTGAAAGAAAACGCTAGAGCACAGATCGTGGCTGCTTTgggaggaggagtaggaggaggagggggaggaaaaggAGGCAGGAATAGAGAAGGAAAATGCTATGGCAACAGTTCCCTGAATTTGGCGCCGACCCCCTCCCCTGCTCTCAATGAGCTCATGGATTTCCAGTTAAATTGATGCCTCCTCCTCGAATGAAGTCGTGAATTCAGAACAACCACTTAGGCTCATTCTCTGAGTTCGGATCGCATGAGGACTCTGAACTCTAGCTCACCACCATCCTAGTTATTCTGATTGCACTGGCAACGGTATGTAGGTAAGCCTGAGGTCTGTGAGCTTTATTTAGGATCTCAGAAACAGTTTTATAATGGCAACATACATACACGTACCATTATTACTCTGCAGAATGTAGGGGGACAGGAAATGTACTACTGAATtacaattcttatatttgtgtagCTGGCAACttgcttattttttaacttgCTTACTAAACCAGATATAGATCTTTTGGCAATAGGTAGTGTTGTCCTCAGTCATGATTGTGATACAAATTTCTTGTAGCTATTTCATTATATAAGTAACAGCAATATAATGTCATAAAACAATAAGTGCAGACTAAGggcaaaattacaaagttataaaattacaaatttcATAGTCATTGATAAATTTTATCTTCCATACTAGTTTAGAAAAGATGATACACCTCACAATGATTGTATATATTTCCAAATACAGGCTTGCAGCTATTAAATGACCTTCCAAGTGTCACATGGTCAGttagaattaaaatagaaatatcacATGCTTTGTATAGGTAATCTTCATTAACTATTATATAATACcgtgactccaaaatattttccattgcatttttattcaaagacaaaataacaatatGAAGACATAAATTCCTAGCGGTAATTGATATTGCTGAAATGTATATAATGCTCTAATGTATATGTTCAACAATGAATTGTTCTTTTGTTGAAACCCATCTATGTACTAATTATTAGATATATTGATCTAAGTGATCTATACATCAATCAAGtgataaagtattatttaaaattacactattttgttttttgaaatgcATAAAAACATTTCTCAAAACTACATAAATGATAATATGTAGAAAACCCgagaaaatttgaattaaaatgaaTCATTATCAGCatgaattgaaattttaaaattcatgtgAATTAAAATATGTTCTGTTAGcaactgttatttattttaatgtaatattataataataaaaacaattaggtATTTATAATGAGACATTTATATAATCTTTCCTTTAATACTGCagttaagaaagaaattaatcaATTTTGCTCCATGTTTCCTTACATTTGTGACCTtgcacagatttttatttttctgacttgaTCTAAAAAATTGGAAGCTTAGGGATTACAGCTGATTTCTCTAGTGAATTAGTGAATATTAGATCATTTTTAGTGAATATTACATCATTCAAATTTAATGATAAGTAAATTTAGCCCCAAAACACTAAGTGACTATACTACCTACCATATAAACTATACCTGGTACTTTGGATATCCAAAGATGAACAATACTATTATATGAGCAGAAATATATGTAAATGATTTTGactcttttatatataattacatatattctcattttttaaagttaaaatattgaCTTGATTACATGAATACCtttattaataacaaaatattagaaaatggaTATGATAATGTACATAAAATCATTATATTtgacttatatataaaataataataactctgAAAATgacttatttctccatttcttgaATGGAAAAGTTGAAGAAATGATATAAGATGTAGACTTAGATGTGGATTATGGTATGTCAATGTCCTCATTACTTCTGGTGGGACCAATATAAAGTATCAGAGGGCTAAGTATGCTCAAAATCTATTAGCTTTGGAAGAGCCTCTAAATCCTTCAAAAAATTCTCTTCAAGTTGTATGTTTTCTTAACAATATAGTCCCTATGAATCCCATACCATTAGATGATAGATTTTCAAAGACGTTGAAGGAAAGTTACctgcatttataatttttagtttgatgtggaAAATTTAAACGCATAAAGATATAGCATTGACTGTCAACAAGTGTACATAAATATTTAAGGAATCTGAAAGTACAGTTGCTTTTGGATGAATTGACCAAAATGGCCTCTTAGAGAAGATAGATTTGAAGCAGACAAACTTACCTAAGTGAAAGACAAGAAAAGCAATGCAAATTGAAGAAATGCATATTAATCAAGAGTCGGTACAAAGATGTAacactttattcttttatatttaacaatTAGCAATAAATTAGGTCTTCAATTTGTTAGTTAATAATTTTTCCAGGTGGAATGTGCAAAACGATGGCATTTGCAGAGCTGCAAagcttacattaaaaaataaatattttcattgaaaagCATTTTTTTCCCCACTGGGTTGCACTTGTTTTTGTAGATTCAAGAAACACACTGACAAAAACGGAAAGGAAGATACACATTAGAAGACATTCATGAGCTTCAAAGGGGGGAAATGAGTCTGTTGCTGCTTAGATTTGGCTTGTGGTGCTCAGTACAccattcattaaaatataaaaagatattatgtttttatataaaacataaaaacacttCACAATCCCCTTCCCAACataaacacaaagaaacagaCAGGTAACTGAAGCTGGGATAGTTTAACTGGGAACTGTTAAACCAGAATTATTGCTTACTATACTATTTTCAGATGATCACTgagtaattatataattttatttaatcactgttttttttttcactgaaagCTTTTCTAGAACAGAAACATTTTTGAGGTGAAAAATCCAAAgatgagtatataaaaatatattttgtgcattaattcataaaatttttagaaaaaaagtcagaaactACAGTGCCTGATACACTCAGATTACATGACTTTGTTGaaatttccttcctctttccatttTACTGGTCTTTCATGCACCTAACTTGAATGGAACCAGGTTGAATACTGCAATGAAGGAAAGCAGTAGAATGATAAGGGCAGTAGAACAATGGCCTTTCCTATGCAAATCTTTCTAGCAAGTTCTTAGGAAATCAAGTTCTTAggaatttcataaatttattttaaaagtctttacttataaataaataaaaataataaagtcaacaCCTAAGTCAGAGTAAACATATAGTGACTGAGTATTCCTGAAAGATTT contains:
- the LAMP5 gene encoding lysosome-associated membrane glycoprotein 5; amino-acid sequence: MDLRGRALSPKWRLRVLLMLCYTMAQIMAEQEVENLSGLSTNPEKDIFVVRENGTTCLMAEFAAKFIVPYDVWASNYVDLITEQADISLTRGAEVKGRCGHNESELQVSWVDGAYTLKLLFVKESHNTSKGPEGTWRLSKVQFLYDSSEKTHFKDAVRAKKYIANSHHLSALVTPAGKSYECQAQQTISLASNDPQKTVTMILSAVHIQPFDIISDFVFSEEHKCPVDEREQLEETLPLILGIILGLVIVITLAIYHLHLKMTASQVQIPRDRSQYKHMG